GTTCGGAGAGGACGGAGTGTTCCGTTGCGCAACAAAAAAGCGCCTCCCCGGAGGGGGAAGGCGCTTGATTCCATTCCGTCATCCTTTTCAGAAGGAGATGGCCAGACCGCTGTGCTGCTCGAAGGAGTAGGGCACGAACGAGGTGTTGGGCATCGTGCGGACAACGCTGTCGGTCGCATCGTTCGAAGAGAACGATGCTTGTCCGGAATCTACCGTAACTGCAAACGTACCGGTGATGTTATGACCGTACTTGTCGAAGATGTCGACGGCGATATTATACGTTTTGTTGTCGGAGGTGGTTATGTTGATGGAACCCTGCTTGATAACCGCACCGGCACCGTCCAGTACTGCCATCTGACCCTCGTCGTTCGGGCCGATGTAGTAGTACCACGTACCCACGCCCAGCCCGAGCGGGTCGGCACCGCCTACATTGAGAATCGGCTTGCCGGACAGCGTGTTACCTACCGGGTAAACATAGTCGTAGGTATTCTCCACATTGAATGTGCCTACCGGGAACTCGGAGGCAGAGGAGGTGATGAGCTGCATCATCATGGCATCGCCCTCGCCGCTTACATACAGCGTACCGTCCTGATTGTAATACGGGTTGTTCGCATCGATAACCAGGTCCTCGTTGTGGAGAATGATTCGCCGGATATAATTGTTCGTACCCGGTACGCCCCACGGGTCGGCGAAGACGCCGGTAAGGTCGGTGAGTTCCTTGTTTTCGGTGAGCGAACTCATCGGGTTGGTCATATCGACGGCATAGTCGCCGAACTGGGCTCCGGTCAGGTTCCATACGATGTCCGTAACGTGCTGGCCGAGCTGCAGTTTGTTGTTGGAGTAGGAGAATTTCGTACCTTCCAGTGCCGTGGTGACGTTGTAGGTCTCACCCTCTTTGGCGATGGTGACCGTACCGCCCTGGATGAGTACGCCGTAGGAGATGACTCCCGAGTTGTAGACTATCTCTGCGGAATAGGTACCCTCGGCCACGTCGTTGCTGGTCGGGATAATCTGTCCGGCCGCCGTGGGATTGCCTTCAACCACCTCAAAGGTTCCCGTAGGAATAGGCACATTGTCTGCCGGGTAGTCGCCTTCGGTCGGATAGGGTACGGTCATGACGAGCTGTATCTGCTGGTTGGTGTTCTCCGCATCCTGCATCAGCAGCGTTATTTGGCCGAGCTGCTCGTTGGCAAGCATACACTCTCCCGTGTACTGGGCGAGATAGGCGTTGGCCGTAATGGGAGTTCTCGGGGCATCCTGCCTCTGGTCGTCGAAAGAGATGGAGCCGCTGTACTTGGCTTCGATGGTCTCGTCGCCTGCGGTGAGGTTCACCTTGATGGTGTAGCCGCCTGCAGCGGACTGCACATTGATGCTGCCGCCCGTTACGAGCACGGCCGTGCCCTCTTTCCAATAAAGGGTACCCTCCGTATCGGAGCCGTTCGAAGCCACGAAATACGTTTTCGAGGTAGGTTCGGTGATGGTGCCGAGGTCATACGTACCTGCAGTGAGTTTCGGGGTGCTGACCGGGTCGACCACCGAGGCGAACATGTCGAGGCGGAGCTTGTTGCTGGTGCCGTCCACGACGAAGGTCATCGAGTAGTATCCTACGTCGGCGGCGATTTTCTCGCCGTAGTAAACGGCCTCGTCGAGGTTGAGCTTGAGCTCATCCGTAGGGGGATTAGTTTCCCCCCCTCCATTTCCGCCGTTTCCAGTATTGCCCTTGTCTTTTTCGCACGACATCATGGTCAATGCCGCAGCGAATGTCGCGAACATCAAAAAATACTTTTTCATTTTCGGTAACATTTAAGTGTAAAATCGAATAGTTTGTTTGTCGTCCTCCTACATATAAAGACGCGCGGGGCGTCTTTTCTGTTGCATGCCGCGGCGAATTTTTTCGTTGTACCGCCTGCCGCAGGACACACAGTCTGCAAATATAATGGTAAAATACCGAAAAACGATGAGAAACGGACTATTTTTTACGTTTCCGCAGCCCGTCGTGCGGAGAGTGCGTCCGGTTGCCGCGGCCGGGCCGTGGCGGGAGTCTGCCCTGCGTCGGCGTCATCCGAACAGCGGTTTCACCCAGTAGAACAGCAGTGCCCAGGTAGCGAAGCGCGCCCCCTTGCCGACGAGCATGAAGAGGGTGGTCTTTTTCCAGTCCACGCGGTAGAAACCGAGTGCGATGGCCATCACGTCGCCTATCAGCGGGAGCCAGGTGAAAAAGGCGAGGAGGCTGCCGTAGCGGGCCACCTTGTGCTGGTGCTTTTCGATGGTTTCCCGTTTGACCTTGAAGTATTTCTCTATCCACTCCCATTTGCCGGCCCGGCCGAGCCAGTAGGAGGTGAGACCGCCGAGCCAGTTGCCCGCCGTCGCCACCGCCACCGAAATATAGGGGTCGGCACCTACGGCGAGGAGCCCTACCAGCAGAACGTCCGAACTCATCGGAAGAATCGTGGCGGCGAGAAAGGCCCCGATGAAGAGCCCTATGTATCCGTATTCGAGCAGGAATTCCATACTTGTCCGTGTCGTCTTGTGGATGTCCCCGGAGGCCCGGTATCGGACAGACCGCCGTTTCTGCTTCTTAACGGCCGTTCCGTGCCCTTATTGTGTCCGGTACTGTCGGATTCCGGCCCGTTTCCGGCCGTTATGCCGGGAACGTCCGGGGTGTCATAACAGTTTTTTCAGCAGGCCGAAACTCCGGCCGTAGGGCGGATAGCGGAGCGGCAGGTCGGTGCGGCGTCGGGAGACGGCCACGGCCCGCAGGTTGGAGAAGGTGTCGAACGAAAAGCGTCCGTGGTACCTTCCCATCCCGCTGTCTCCCGTGCCGCCGAAGGGCAGACGGGGATTGGCGATGTGTATTATCGTATCGTTGATGCAGGCGCCTCCCGACGCGGTGCGGCCGATGAGGCGCAGCCCGTCGGCTTTGCGGCCGAAGTAGTAGAGCGCGAGCGGCTTTTCGCGGGCGTTGATGAAGTCTGCGGCCGACTCCGTGTCGTCGAAGGTCATGACCGGCAGGATGGGGCCGAATATCTCCTCCTGCATGAGCGGCGAACCGGGGTCGGGAGAGTCGATGAGCGTCGGGGCGATGAAGCGTTCCGATGCGTCGTATTCGCCGCCCCACACGATGCGCTCGGCCGTATCGATGTAGCTTTGCAGGCGCGTGAAGGCCCGGTCGCTGATGATGCGCGGATAGGCGGCGCTGCGGCGGAAATCTCCTCCGTAGAAGTGCATGGCATATCTCCTGAACTTTTCGAGCAGCTCCTCCTTCACGTCGCGGTGTACGAGGAGGTAGTCGGGGGCGATGCAGGTCTGGCCGGCGTTCAGGAGCTTGCCCCACGCGATTTTGCGGGCGGCCGTATCGAGGTCGGCCGTGCGGTCCACGACGCAGGGGCTTTTGCCGCCCAGTTCGAGCGTTACGGGTGTCAGGTGTGCCGCCGCCTTCTCCATCACCGTGCGTCCGAAGGCCGCTCCGCCCGTGAAGAAGATGTGGTCGAAACGATACTCCAACAATTCGGCTGTCTGGGCATGGTCGCCGTCGAAAACCGACACGTAGTCCGGGGGAAATATCTCGCCGAGGATGTTCCCGATGAGGCGGCAGGTACGGGCCGAGGTTGTGGAGGGTTTCAGCGCCACGCAGTTCCCTGCGGCGAGCGCCCCCACCAGCGGGTCGAGGGCGAGCTGGAAGGGATAGTTCCACGGCGCCATGACAAGCACCACCCCCTGCGGTTCCCGAATGATGCGGCTCGCGGAGGGGAAGAGGAAGAGCGGGGTAGGCACCCGCCGGCTGCGGGCCCGGCGCTCCAGATGCCGCAGTTGGTCGCGTATTTCGGCCAGCACAATGGCCGTCTCGCTGATATACGACTCTTCCGCCGATTTGTGCAGGTCGGCGTACAGGGCTTCCGCTATCTCTTGCTCGTGTGCCTTTACGGCCTCCTGCAGTCTGCGCAGGTACTCTTTGCGGAATGCGGGTTCCCGCGTGTGCCCTTCGGCGTAGAAGGCCCGCATCGCGTCGAGCCGTTCCCTGATGGATGTTGTCATGGTCCGTTGTCGTTTGGTCCGGTGCGGCTTCGTGCCGCGGCGTCTGTTGCGGCGCGGTCCGCGGGCCCGGATACCTGTCTGCCGGTGCCGGCGCATCCTTCATGCGGCCCGTTCCGCGTCGGTTTCACCGATTCTTTGAAACGGCCGCAGTATCTTCGTCAATGAAAGGTATGCCGGTCGGGTATCGCCCGGTTCGCGTCGGCACCGCCGGTTTATTAAAAGTTGAAAACAAATATAACGATTTTTGTCCGGCAAAGAGGATGCCTTCCCGTTGCCGGGGGCCCGATTCTTGCAAAGAAACCGTAAATTTGTCCCGGAACGGGCCGGAGAATGGCCTCCGGGCCCGGAGGCTTAACAGGAAATGTCATGATACACTATTCGGAATATACGCTTCGGAACGGACTGCGGGTGGTTGCCAACCGCGACCGGCTCTCGGCGCTTGCGGCGGTCAATATGCTCTATGGGGTGGGGGCCCGCAACGAGGCGCCGGAGCGGACGGGATTCGCCCATCTTTTCGAACATCTGATGTTCAGGGGAACGAAACTCGTGCCCGATTTCGACATGCCGGTGCAGGTGGCCTGCGGCGAGAACAACGCCTTTACCAACAACGATTACACCGATTACTACATGACGCTGCCCAAGGACAACATCGAGACGGCCCTCTGGCTGGAATCGGACCGGATGACGGGGCTCGACATCACGCCGGAGAAGCTCGCGGCGGAGAAGTCGGTGGTGGTCGAGGAGTACAAGCAGCGTTACCTTAACCAGCCTTACGGGGAGCAGTGGCTGCTGCTGCGGGCGCTGGCTTATAAGGTGCATCCCTACCGGTGGCCGACCATCGGACTGACGCCCGACCACATCCGCGAAGCGACGCTCGCCGACGTCACGGCCTTCTACAGGCGTTACTACGTCCCCTCGAATGCCATTCTCGCCGTGTCGGGAGATATCGAGCCGGAACGGGTGTTCGAGCTCGCCGACAAATGGTTCGGCCATCTGGAGAGCGTTCCCGCTCCCGCGGATGCCTTTCTGCAGGAACCTGTGCAGCGGGAGGCCCGCCGGGAGGAGGCCTGCCGTGACGTACCGGCCACGCAGGTGACCGTGGCGCTTCATATGGGAGGCCGCCGCAGTCCGGAATACTATTGCTGCGACGTGATGACCGACCTGCTTGCGGGCGGTACCTCGGCGCGGCTCTACAATGAACTGGTCAAACGCCGCCGGCTCTTTTCCGCCGTGAACTCCTACATCACCGGCGACATCGACCCGGGGCTCTTCATCCTGACAGGTCAGCTCATGCCGGGGGTGGAACTCCGGGAGGGCGAGGAGGCGCTGTGGAACGAGCTGGAGCGGCTGTGCAGTGAACCGGTGGGGGACGACGAACTGCAGAAGGTGCGCAACAAGTTCGAGGCGAACATGCTTTACGGCGAGATGAACGTGATGAACAAGGCGCTCAATCTCGCCTACTACGCCCTGCTGGGCGAGCTGCCCCTCGTGAACTCCGAGCTGGAAATCTACCGCGGCGTGGAAGCCGGGCAAATCATGGAGACGGCCCGGCGGCTCTTCCGTCGGGACAGAAGTTCGACACTCGTAATCTACGGCAAACATGGAGAATAAGATACATTTCGACCGCAGCCGGCAGCCGGAGACGGTCATTCCGGAGCGTTTGGAAGTGCCCGAAGCATGTGAATACCGTACCGCTTCGGGGGTACGCATTTATGTCCTGCCCGCTCCGGAGTACGGGGTGGTGCGCCTCAGTTTCGTCTTCCGTGCCGGCTCCTCGTGGCAGAAGGTGCCCTTCTGTGCTTCGGCTACGGTGAATAACCTTGCCGAAGGGAGCCGGGACATGACTGCGCAGCAGATAGCCGAACGGCTCGACTATTACGGCTCCTGGTTCGACGTCTCGATGGACCGCGACTGGAGCGTGGTGACGTTCGTGTGTCTGTCGAAATTTTTCGATAAGACCCTGGAGGTGGCCCGCCGCATCATGCTCGAGCCGGAATTTCCGCAGGAGGAGCTGCGCGTCTACTGCGACAAGAGCCGCCAGACGCTGGCCATCAACCGCACCAAGGTCGATTTCAATGCCCGGGAGCTTTTCGCAAAATCCCTTTACGGGGCGTCGCACCCTTACGGCATCTCTTCGCCGGCGGAGCGTTACGACGACCTTCGCCGGGAGGATGTGCGTGCCTTTTATGAGGAACGCTATACCGCGGCGGGGTGTTTCGCGGTGATGAGCGGCGATGTGGACGACATTCGCCTGCGGGCTGTGGAGGAGTTTCTGGTCGGGCTGCGTCCGGGAGAGGCGGGCGAGCGTGCCGACTTCCCGGCTCCCCGGAGCATCAGCCGTGCCGAAATGCCTTTCCCCGGGGCCGTGCAGTCGGCCGTCCGCGTGGGACGCGTGCTCTTTCCGCGCAGTCATCCCGATTTCATCGGTATGCAGGTGGTCGCCGCGGTGCTGGGCGGTTATTTCGGTTCCCGGCTCGTGCACAACCTGCGCGAAGAGCGCGGATATACCTACGGAGCCTATGCGGCGATGGTCAATTTCGACCGCAGCGGCTATTTCGCAGCGGCCACGGAGGTGGGGGCGCAGTTCACCGAAGATGCGCTCGCACAGATATTCGCCGAGATAGAGCGGCTCCGGTGCGAACCCGTCCCTGTGGAGGAGCTCGCACTGGTGAAAAATATCATGGTCGGCGAGGTAATGCGTATTCTTGACGGGCCTTTCGGCATCGCCGACGTAACCATCGAGAATATTCAGAACGGTTTCGGAAACGGTTATCTCGGTGAATTCGTCCGGCAGGTGCGGGAGACGACATCTGAACAGGTATGGGAACTTGCCCTGCGGTACCTTGCGCCCGATACCCTGACGGCCGTAGTTGTAGGCCCCGGACGCTGACGGCTGCGGTTCGAAAAAGTAGGGACACTGCCGGCCGCTGCCGGGAAGATTCCAAACCTCCATACGGTTTCGGGACCTTGATATATTAGCATCGCGTGCAGGACCTTTCTGCCGTTTTTTCGGTCGGGCCGTTTTCGGGGTGTCTTTTGCGACCGTGCAGTTTGCTCTGTCCGTCTTCCACCGGTACGGGCATCTGCCTTTTCTGTCCGCCTGTCCGGTCTGTGCGCCGGAGAAATGAAAAGCCTCCGGCGCAATTCCTGCGCCGGAGGTCCGTCTGTGAAAGGAATCTATTCCGCTTCGTACCGTGCGGCGACCGTGTGTTTGCTTACTGCACGACGTATTCGGTGATTGTCCCCGTATATGTTCCGGAAATGGTATTTTCTGCATCGTCCTTCAGGTCGAAGACCAGCGTGTAAACATCGCCTTCGCGCGAAACGGTTACCGTTCCGCCGTAAATTCCGGTGCCTTCCGTTTCCGTCCCCTCTTCGTACCGGACGAAAGAACTTGCCCCGTAGAATCCCGGACGTGTGTACTTGCCTGCCGCGACTGCCGGTATCCGGTATTGCTGTAAACCGGTTTCGGGGTCGGTAGTAGGTTCGCCGTCTACCGTATAGGTGCCGTCGGGCAGGAAGGAATAGTCGGTCGGCCGGGCATTGACGAGTTCGAGCGTCAGGAATGTGCCTGTACCCGTGAGCCAGCCCGTATTCGGATTGCGGTAGCAGGTTTCGTCGTGGATTTCCAGATGCCATGATGTCTGGGTCATTTCTTCCAGTTGGTCGGACGATACGGCAATTTTGCTGACGGCGAGGTTTTCTGCGGTCAGTTCCACGTCGTCGGTCAGCGTACTGGTGGCATCCGAGTCACTGCCGTCCTGCGTCACGTTTATCACGATGTCGGCCACGATGCCTCCCGTTTGAACCGTAATGGTTCCTGTGCGCGGCGCAGTGGAGATGTTGCGTATCGCTTCGACCGTGATGGTACCCTTTTCTTTATCCGTCGTCACGTTGAGCATGGGCGTTTCGGCCGGCTGGCCTATCTGGATGTTCCATTCGGGTATCCGGACGGTCTGCACCGAGATGACCTGCGGTTCCTTGTCGATGGCTTTGAAATGGAGTTCGGTTTTGTCTACCGTGAGCGAAGGCTGCCTGTCGCACCCTTCCTGCGTAACGGCTACGGAAACGCTTTCCACCGTTTCGTCGCTCGGACGGACGTTGATTTTGCCCGAGCGCGGCTCATCGGAGGTGTTTTCGTCTGCCGTGACAGTTACCGTATTGCCGTCGGTCTCGGCATGAAGCCAGCCTGCGGAAGTGATGTCGGCGGAAGCTTTCCAGGTGAAGTCTTCGCCCGTGACGGTCACGGTGAACGTCTGCGAAGTGCCGCCCTCCCAGCCGAAAGAGAGTTCGGACTTGTCTACGGTGATGCTGCCTGCCGAGGGAGGAGCCGTCACTCCGGCCTGACGGACGGAGATGCTGACCGGCTGCGCATTACCGTTCTTGTCCGCAATCCGCAGGGTCGCCGTGCGTTCTGCCTCTTCGGTATTGTCGGCAGCGGTGACCTTCAGGGTGCTGTCTCCGTCTTTTACGGCTGTGAGCCAAGCCGTTGCGGTTTCGTCCACGGTCGTGTCCCACTCGACGTTTACCGCAGTGATTTCCACTGTCGCAGGTTCGTTTCCCGTGGCTTCAAAGACGAGTGAGACGGGTTTCGCTTCGAGTTTGTACTCCTTTTGTGTATTTTCGGTTTTGTCGCATGCAACTGCGATAAGCGCGGCGGCTGCGAGTATTATGGCCTTTTTCATTATTCTGTTTTTTGTCGGTTGCTTATTTTACGGGACGGGGAGATACGCTGAACTGGGTGAACGAGACTCCCGTTGCCGATGTTGTCATCATTGTACCCAGCATGCGGTCGCCCGGGGCCGGGATATAGGAGATATAGCCGGTAGTGACCGTGATACCCCATCGCTCCTGAATGTAGTCGAGGCAGTTGCCCAGGTGGATGCCCGTCTCGATTTCCACAAGGAAACCGCTTGTCTGCATGGAGGTGCCTTCGGCTATGAGACCGATGCCGTCGTCAGTGGCTCCGACTGCAGTGCAGTCGGGATAGTCACGCATCACCGTGGTCGTTTCGGTTTCGGTATTGTAAAAGGCCGGATAAATCGTTCCTTTTGTTATCAGTCCGTTTTCGTCCATGCTTTCTTCCCGGTATTTGCCGGCTATCCATTTGCCGTTCGGGCTGATGTTCTGGTTTTCGGCAAAACAGTACATGCCGGCTTCTATCAGGTTGGTTTCGTATGTTCCGCCGGCACCGTCCGAGGCGTTCACGGGAGTGAGTTTGAAAATGTCCTTGCCCACGTTCTGGAGCTTTCCGTCTTTCCAGTAAATCATGCCGGTATCGGTAAATTCCCACTGGGTACCGTAAATCACCGACCCGTCGAGCGACATGCCGCGGGCCATCACCTGATTGGGTACTTTGACGCCCCGGTAATCCAGCTCGGGCATCTCGAGCAGTTCGGGTACGCCGTCGCGCCAGATGACGGGGCTGCATTTCATCGATTCGCCCCAGCAGTAGCCTACCCAGGTCCGGCCGTCTTCCGATACGGCCGATATGTTCGGAGAACTGTAGCCTGCGGGTGTTTCGGGGATGAAGTAGTCGCCATCCGCCGTGATGGCCACCGTATGGTTGTCGGGGCCGTAGATGAATGCGGTGCCCTGGTCGGTGACGGCAATCGGTTTTTCGAGGCTGAGGGGGGAGCCGTAGAGGAGCGGCCCGATTTCGGTAATCTCGCCCGTATCCAGATTATGAAAGGTCGGATACATGAAGTACGTATTGTCGGGCTGCAGAACGTGGCGTGTGCCCACGCAGTAGCGGCCGTTGGGCGACATGGCGGCTCCCATGTCGTAGGCGGCGTACATTTGGTAAACCGGCGCGTCGTTGTCGCGCTGCAGTTGGATAACCTTTATTTCCTGTACGGCTTCACCGGAGGTCAGTTCGATGCTGCTTTCACGCGGGTCGGTGTAAGATTCGTTGTTTTCTACAGTCAGCACGAACGAAGTCCGGGTTTTTTCTCCGACTTTGAGCCAGGTCGCCTGCGGAACGACGTCCCATTCTCCCGAGGCTTCGACCTCGATGGTGAGGGGAGCGTTGTCCTGTGCATGGAAGGTGCACAGGGCGGTGTTCACCCGTACATACTGGAGCTGTTGCTCCTCAACGTTGCAGCCTGCTGCAATTGCCGCTGCTGCGGCCAATACAAGTAGCTTTTTCATGAATAGGGTTTGTGTTTAAGTTAGACATAGCGGCCTTGTTTCGTGTCGGGCCGGCCGTTTCCCGTATGGTTGTCTGTTTCGTTTTCGGTTCGGGAGTGTCGTCTTTGCGTTGCCTGTTGTACTCCCGGGTACGCTTACAAATATAGTTTTATATAGCACAAAAAACAATATTTAAAACAGTTAAATTTACATAAAGTTTGAAATACCCCCCCCCGGTTAATTATGTTAAGTTTGTGTAATATTATACATTGCGTCCGGTTTATATCGAAAGTCGGCGAACGGGACGGATGGTTGTGTTGCATCGGCCGGGCGAGGTTGTATCGTTTGCCCATGTCGGCCGCACTGCGGAGAAGAGGTGTTCTTTTTGCGGATGTTCTGCGGGAACGGAAAAAAGCGTTACCTTTGGAAGAAAAACGATGCGCCAGTATCTCGAACTGCTCGATAAAATCATGAAGGAGGGAGCCGTGAAGGGCGACCGGACGGGGACGGGGACGAAGAGTATCTTCGGCTACCAGATGCGTTTCGACCTGGCCGAGGGTTTCCCACTGCTCACTACCAAGAAGCTCCATCTGCGCTCCATCATTCACGAACTGCTGTGGTTCCTCGCGGGGGATACCAATATCAAATACCTGCATGAAAACAAGGTGACCATCTGGGACGAATGGGCTTCGCCCGAAGGCGACCTGGGTCCCATCTACGGCTATCAATGGCGGAGCTGGCCCGCGCCCGACGGACGGCACATCGACCAGATAGCGGCCGTGGTTGAGTCCATCCGTACCAATCCCGATTCGCGGCGCCACATCGTGAGTGCCTGGAACGTGGCGGATATCGACCGCATGGCGCTTCCGCCCTGCCACGCCCTGTTTCAGTTCTATGTCGCGGAGGGGCGTCTTTCGTGCCAGCTTTATCAGCGCAGCGCGGATGTCTTTCTCGGCGTACCTTTCAACATCGCCTCGTATGCGCTCCTGACCATGATGATGGCGCAGGTGACCGGGCTGCGTCCGGGCGATTTCATCCATACGCTGGGCGATGCGCACATCTACCTGAACCATACCGAACAGGCTGCCGAACAACTGCGGCGCACACCCCGGCCGCTGCCCGTCATGAAGCTCAATCCGGCAGTCGATTCGATTTTCGGTTTCCGATATGAGGATTTCACACTCGAAGGATACGACCCGTATCCCTCGATAAAAGCACCGATAGCCGTATGATTTCGATAATCGTGGCCGTTGCCCGGAACGGCGTGATAGGCGGCGGCAACACGCTGTTGTGGCATATCTCCGAGGACCTGAAACGCTTCAAGGCGCTGACGACGGGGCATCCCGTCGTCATGGGCCGCAAGACTTTCGAGTCGTTGGGGCGCCCGCTGCCCAACCGAACGAATGTGGTCGTGACGCGGCAGCACATCGAGATACCCGGTTGTACGGTGGCCGGTTCGCTGGAAGAGGCGCTGGCCCTTTTCCCGGCGCAGGAGGAGGTGTTCGTTACCGGCGGCGGGCAAATCTATGCCCAGGCGCTTCCGCTGGCCGACCGCATCTATCTGACGACCGTGATGCGGGACTACGAGGGCGACACCCGTTTTCCCGATTGGAACCGCAGCGGCTGGACCGAGGTTTTCCGCGAATACCACGAGCGAGGCAAGGATTTTCCCTATCCTTTCGAATATACCGACTGGGTGCGGGAGGAGTGAGCTGTTTGGACCGGTATATCTTTGGAGATTGAGAATGTAACATGAACAACAGCCCGGACGGAATCATTCCGTCCGGGCTGTTTATGGGTATTTGTACTTATTTTCAAATAGGTTTTATCGCTGTTTAGGAATTGTTGTTACAGGGGTAATTTTGTCATCGGATATTGGCTGCGCGGTCCGTTGCGGGCCGGCGGGGAAATCGTTGCCGGATTTATGGGGAAATATTACGATATGCTCATGGAGGACGTGCGCATGCACGAAGGGATGAAGGCATGCATGAACTGCGGGGTGTGTACTGCGGTATGTCCTGCGGCCGAATTTTACAATTATGATCCGAGGCAGATTGTCAGTACCGTGCAGACGCAGGACGACGAGGCCATCGAGGCGCTCCTGCGCAGCGAGACCATCTGGTACTGCGGGGAGTGCATGTCGTGCCGTCCGCGTTGTCCGCGGGGCAATACGCCGGGGTATGTGGTGCAGGCACTGCGCAACCTTTCCCAAAAGCTCGGGTTCTTCACCGAGTCGGAGAAAGGACGGCAGCAGTTCGCGCTGAAACGGCTCATCGGCGAAAACATCCTGAGAACGGGGTACTGCATCACGCCGCGTCTGGTGAATCCCGACATGCATCCGGAGCAGGGGCCCGTGTGGAAGTGGGTGTACGACAACGACCGCGAAGTGTTCGGGCGCTTCAATCCCACCTACATGCAGGAGGGGCCGGGGGCTATGCGGCGTATCGACGAACGGTCGCTGGAGGAGCTGCGGCGCATCTTCGAGGAGACGG
This genomic interval from Tidjanibacter massiliensis contains the following:
- a CDS encoding 4Fe-4S dicluster domain-containing protein — protein: MGKYYDMLMEDVRMHEGMKACMNCGVCTAVCPAAEFYNYDPRQIVSTVQTQDDEAIEALLRSETIWYCGECMSCRPRCPRGNTPGYVVQALRNLSQKLGFFTESEKGRQQFALKRLIGENILRTGYCITPRLVNPDMHPEQGPVWKWVYDNDREVFGRFNPTYMQEGPGAMRRIDERSLEELRRIFEETGGMEFFDSIERYSEKKARELGFDGADEEYLKYTYTTNSNCHH